CTACATTATTATTGTGTTTAAAATTGGTTTATGAAATTTATGGGTAGGCTTTTGgtttttcttgttgatttttttttctaaattttatttttgtatgtaTTTTCTTTTCACTACAAACTTATTCGGCAACAACGTTGAGTCGTTAGTTGAAATGGTGAACTTAATTGCGTTAATTATTAGCACAATTAAGAGTTCGCAATTTACCAGCATATACGAATCccacgttaaaaaaaaaataatttccaaTTCACGGGCTTTCTGCTTTTGCATAACCAGCTGAAAGAGAATTATTGCTAATCTAGTGGCTGAATCCCTTGACTTCTTTAAAAATAAAGTCAAACATTACCTCAAAGTTTAAAAGTGAATCGGGGTGGTAAAAAAAAGGTAtcaaaaacaaatatttatcaatataaatgtttttatttattcaccGAACAATAAATTCTCCTTAAATTTAATAGAACATGGCTTTACAATGGCCCATTCCTTATTTCATGGGCCCAAGTGGGAGTAGAAGTAAGGGAACAGAACCCGAAGTTTAAGCCCATTGGAGCGACTTTGGGCCGACGGGGACATCCGATAAAAAGCCCATTGGGATACTATCAAAACAATAGTAGTAAAAAGGGGGCAAAGCACTTCCGGTTTTAAGATAGATTTCtgccctaaatcctaaactaaACCCTTCGGCGTTGAGGCGTTGTCTGTCAGTTTTGAAACGATAGTTGTGTTACAGATTTCCGAAGAATTGAGAGGGGTGTTGACCATGGAAGAAAAGCCGGTTGGAGTAGAGGAAGTGGCGGTGAATGTTGTAGAGGCAGAGCAAGAGGACGGGGACGAGGAGGAGCTTTCATGGTCATCGGATTCTGAAGTTGGAGAAGCATTAGACTGGCTGGACTCTAGGGACGACGATGAAGTAGCTGAGGGAGGTATTACACTCAATTCAAGGCGTCCCAATGCTCATGGAGGGGTTCACTCTCGCCCCAATTCGTCTGCCCTCCAGCCTATTTCCAATAGGAACCAGAAGTTTGCCAATCGCATTCGTGCGTCACCGTTGGAGGTAGTTTTAACCGTTGCAATTTTTCCTCAATATAGATCTCTTATGTTAAATATGCGGATGTAATGTCTGAATTTTGCTGTTGTTTGTGTTAAGACTACAAAAGTCCGACATCTCTTGGTGAAAGCCAAGCGATTCTTATTAAGCGTCAATTCTGAAAATTTATGGCAAAATATAGTTATTGTGCTGGAATCGTATACATGATTGTGAACTTCCATGTTTACGTTGCTACGCAGAATAACAGTTGTCTAGTCTTAAGTCCAGCTTTTCTATGAATTAATTACCGTTGCAGGAATGGGAGGGAAGGTTGAATGTTGGAATGTCAAATTCTGTGACAACTGCAATTCGTGGAAGTGTTCGAGAGATGGCCATTGGTAAGACTAAAACTACAGAGAAAGCAGACCGTGCAACTGTTGAGcaagtaagagcactaaacatagttatatatattttggGGTATTTGGATTCTTGAATCTGATGGTTTCTTTATATGTGAGCGTGTGATTgtgtttttttgccattttttgCTTCTCAATGAAAATGTTGTTCTAAACATACCATAAAGGAATTGTGGATTTCAGTTATGTAGTCATCTGTTGTGGTTTAAGTTAAGAAGTTGAGGCTTGGTAGAATGAATTGGAGGCGGAGGGAGACGATAAAGGCAAACTTTGGCCTAGTGGTACCACAACCTGGTTCGAATCACAGAAACCGTTTTCCCTCAATGTGGTTAAGGGTGTGGAAGCTTTGTGCACCaggtgttgatttctttgttttggtAAATACGAATAGTTGGTGGATTGACGTTAGACCAGGTTGTAGTGCATGTAATTCTGCTTGTAATTTGTTAATTCCCCTATAATCAAGAGATCTCTGTAGAAGTGGTAGGCCTTCTTTATTCTTGAAATCTCACTATATATGTTGAATTTCTTCATCCAATTTGCAAGTTTCTTGGGGCTTGGCTGCACCGGTtccaattttaattgttttaatgtGAGGTCACTGGTTTCAGGCCATTGATCCTAGGACTCGGATGGTTTTGTTCAAAATGTTGAATCGTGGTGTATTTCATGACATAAATGGCTGCATTTCAACTGGAAAAGAGGTAATATATCTACTATGCTGACTAAAAGATGGCCTGGTTTTTCAATGAATGAATTTTATGTTTATGAGCTATGTATCCCCTGTGTCTAATCcttgattcttcttctttttttttttgtgattccCTTTCAGGCAAATGTTTATTACGCAACAAAATCTGATGGTCAGGAATTGGCTATCAAAGTGTACAAAACTTCTGTTCTGGTTTTTAAGTAAGCCTTATGCCCTTCTAGCCTGTGACAAGATTGTATTGGTTGTTTAAAATTTCTGGTTGTTGATGCTGTATGCTAATTAGAAAATTCACTGTATACTTTCTGGGATAAATCTTTCAGGGGTGTTCTTATATAATAATGTTTATCAGTAAAATTATGAACTGAAATTTTTTACATTAGGGGCCTGATATGTTGACAAGGATATTTGAGCATGTGAACTCTTTATTTACACATGTAACTTGTTAGCtccagaaaagaaaaagggttttttttttttttttttttttttttttaaattttagggtaagtttgggggaggaggatttgaatcaaaaggATATGGAGAAaggggtttttttattttttattttgtgggtAAGTTTGAGGGAGGGaggatttgaatcaaaaggATATGGAAGAGTGggtacttttttattttattttgtggttAAGTTCGGGGGAGGGGATTTGAATCATGACCTTGGTCGTGGGGATGGGGTGCTTACTTATCTCGGCAAGAGTAGTACCCAAGGAAAAGAGGGAATTTGATGACCCTGTGCTCCTGCTAAGACTTATGTGCTTTAtcatccttttttttaaaatagttttttttttccttttccgtATTTACTTGACTTTTAATTGGCTGTGTATATAGCGAAATAGTTGTGCCATTGTGCCACTGTGACCATGACAACATAGGCTCAAACCACTAAAATAGCTCTGCTATAATATAGGAGCATGGTCGGTTGATTTTCCCTTTTCCTCAGCGGCAAGCGCCTTATTCACTTTTTCGTGTGTGTACGGTGTACCTACCAAATGCATATCTTGTAATTAATGAACATCTTGGTCACACCTGGTGTTCTCTACTTGGAAAATGCTACTCTAATTGGGTGTAAAGCATTTGAATGTGGAGACCACTATTATTTGGGGAAGAAAAGAATAAGAACGTACTGTGAATGGTTTAGATGTAGTAACAGCGCTTGATACTGTGGCATGGATGCTTTTACGTACCTTATATGCACACTCTAGTGAATATTATTATCCCAGTGCTACTTTTGCTTATTCATACACATGACTTTGATTCAAAAAGACAGGGGGTGAAGGTGGggagaagaaaattttaaaatcatgtCTGTTTTTGGAGTGCTTTTTTATACCTTAtaacttgttttttcttttgaaacaattttaGGGACCGAGATCGGTATGTCCAAGGTGACTACCGTTTCAGACATGGATACTGCCGACACAATCCCAGGAAAATGGTGAAGACATGGGCTGAAAAGGAAATGAGAAATCTTATGAGGTAATACTAACGTTAAATATATTTACCTTCCCCTTCTAAAGAACATTTATCTGTTTGCTATCAACCCCCAATGTGTTTAGTGTGAGACTTTGAGTAACCTATTGAACATAAGAAGAGATAACAACTGGTTAAGAGTTAGTAACCCAATGAACATGGTTAAGATCTGGTTAAGAAGTTGGTTTAAAACGGAATAGGTAGTATGAGTTCATATTTGATATTACAGTCTTGAACTGCAGGCTAAAGGCTGCTGGAATTAGGTGCCCGACTCCGTTACTCTTGAGGCTTCATGTTCTGGTCATGGAGTTTATAGGTAATTATATAAGCAACTGTTTTTACTGGCAATTTTTCTCGTCTGTGGTCAGATGTTTGGTTCTAAGATGTTTCAGTTGGAACTTGGAAACATTTCTACGTTCTTTGCCTGGTGATTTGCTGAGTTTGATGGATTGCAATATTTTAAACTCGTTAATTTGGAATATTTCATTGGatgattacaaatttacaattaaAGTTTGAATGTAAAAGATGATCTATGCGCCACCAGCTTGACTGGCTGTTTGATTTTATAGTTTACAGTAAATTTGTGTACTTTTTGGAGTTATTAAATTAGTATAGTTGTGCTCAATACTCATCTTTTACTCTTCTACTTATTGTTAAAAATATTCACTACAATTTCTTCCTTGTCTTCTTGAACAGTAGAGGCTACAATTTCCaatttctcttgaatcttctctATGATATTTGTTTCTCAGGAAAAGCTGGTTGGGCTGCACCTCGTCTGAAGGATGCCGCTCTATCTTTGGACAAGTTACGTGAAGGTTATATGGAGGTGTGGgctgattttgttttgtttttgactttttgttcATATATTTGATGATGGCGTTCAATAGGGGTGGATCATGGTGGCAGATCTTTAAGGGCTTTCCTTGGAGATAATATGATCATATGTAATTGCGGCTAATGTTTCTATCATCACATCATCTTGAGCTTAGATAAAAAGTTTTATATTTCAGTTATGCTGATCTGTTTTATGGCATGTCTTTATCAGATGATAATCTCAATGAGGACTTTATATCAGAAATGCAAACTGGTGCATGGAGACCTTAGTGAATATAACATACTGTACTTCGATGTAGGTGGCTTGTTTTCTTAACTTACAGTATGTTTTCTTTTAcaatttcatttattaattttaatttaattggtCGAAATTTGATGTACTTGTTAATTAATCATCATTGTCCTTAGAACCAAAGGCGCCTCTGGGGGAGGTAAGGATGGTGTGATGTCTACAGATTCATATTAGTTGACTAGAAATGATAAATTGATCACCTGTTGAGATTTGATACGaacctttttattttgtttaacaGGGTCACTTATATATAATTGATGTCTCACAAGCTGTTGATCTTGACCACCCTCATGCCCTGGATTTCTTGCGTGAAGACTGTGTTCATGTTTCCGTAAGTTCTTTTAAAGTGTCATTGGTTGTTTTGTTGCTcttagtgaattttttttgagaaaaggagGGTGATCGGAATCCATGATGACTGAATCAAGCTCTGGTGGCATTCAGGATTTTTTTAAGAAACACGGTGTAGCTGTTATGACAATTCGGGAGCTATTTGATTTTGTAGTTGATCCAACTATTACGAATGATTCCATCGACAGTTACTTGGAAGAGGTTTGATTACttttatcatatttttgttaagatactTAGGAGGGAGTTTTCGATTGTGACTCTGAGTATCTTATTCCAGGTTCAACAAAAAATTTTGGTGAGAGGAGATGTGACAGCAGAGGATGAAATTGCTGATTCTGTATTTGTGCAGGTTAGatttatgttttcctttttacctttcttctcttttcctaTTCTCTTTCTGCCCTTTCTTTTCTCTGTGTGTTCTTGGGAGGGGAAGGATGGGGCTATAAATCTTGAACATGGATTATTCGTTTGAAGAATATACTAGTCCATATGATATGAAAATTTTTTCCCTCCCACCTTTGGCTTTCACACTCCCACTATTATTCATTAAAGCTAGTGTTGCGAGGAATACTCGTTTTCACTATATGAAGGCAGAAGACAGAGTCCACGGATCTGTAGGATTGATGGATGAATGCTTTTTATTATCTCGGTTGGAAACTGGTGCATATGTTGATCACAATATGTTTAGTTTTGATAAAACAATGTTTTCAGTAAGATTGCATGGTTGTTAGTCAAGACTTTGAATGTGAATTTAGTTCAGCAGTGAATATATTAAAGCCCTCTAGTTGTCCAGTCATGTGAGAGTTCTCGAGAGTACATGTTGAGATAAATACCCAACCAAAAGTATAATTCTCTCCATTTGTGGCGTGTGCATCTTCAAATTTgggttcaataaaaaaaaaaaagaaggaaagcatTTCTGCTTTATGCAAGGTTATCAGATGATTGGaacttcagtttttgttttataATGTGTTCTTGGACGAAAAGTGATGTCGAGTCTTTTATTTCACACTTCTTTGAAGTTATTAAGTTTGATTGCATATTGGATTAATTATGTGCATGAATCGTGTAACACTATATGCATCTTTTCTTTCAGTCATATATTCCAAAGACACTGGATGATGTCAAGAATGCTGAAGAGGATGTAATACGACTAACTAGTGGGAAGGATACTGGTGACATGTACTATAAGACTATTACAGGACTGAAAGATGCTCTTTCTCGAGTT
This sequence is a window from Tripterygium wilfordii isolate XIE 37 chromosome 8, ASM1340144v1, whole genome shotgun sequence. Protein-coding genes within it:
- the LOC120004078 gene encoding serine/threonine-protein kinase RIO1-like; amino-acid sequence: MEEKPVGVEEVAVNVVEAEQEDGDEEELSWSSDSEVGEALDWLDSRDDDEVAEGGITLNSRRPNAHGGVHSRPNSSALQPISNRNQKFANRIRASPLEEWEGRLNVGMSNSVTTAIRGSVREMAIGKTKTTEKADRATVEQAIDPRTRMVLFKMLNRGVFHDINGCISTGKEANVYYATKSDGQELAIKVYKTSVLVFKDRDRYVQGDYRFRHGYCRHNPRKMVKTWAEKEMRNLMRLKAAGIRCPTPLLLRLHVLVMEFIGKAGWAAPRLKDAALSLDKLREGYMEMIISMRTLYQKCKLVHGDLSEYNILYFDGHLYIIDVSQAVDLDHPHALDFLREDCVHVSDFFKKHGVAVMTIRELFDFVVDPTITNDSIDSYLEEVQQKILVRGDVTAEDEIADSVFVQSYIPKTLDDVKNAEEDVIRLTSGKDTGDMYYKTITGLKDALSRVQSSTAQKEQQQHEDVMHTEELSGELAGKSNSLEIQSESATDEDDDESCSGSEGSESSSEPKKHAPVDKRIARKENKKKVKEEKRESRKTKVPKALKKRKKKMAKAHKTR